In Amycolatopsis sp. FBCC-B4732, the genomic stretch TCCGCGAACTGACCGACGCCTTCGTCCGCACGTGCGGCGGCAAGCCCGAAGGCGTCCAGGTGACGCTGGTGGAGATCGGCGCCGACCACTGGGCCACCGGCGGCGTCCTG encodes the following:
- a CDS encoding tautomerase family protein; the encoded protein is MPMISVSLFPGRTPAQKSALVRELTDAFVRTCGGKPEGVQVTLVEIGADHWATGGVLHSER